From Schistocerca americana isolate TAMUIC-IGC-003095 chromosome 11, iqSchAmer2.1, whole genome shotgun sequence, the proteins below share one genomic window:
- the LOC124553915 gene encoding uncharacterized protein LOC124553915, which yields MDDLIKGTTVSRETVAPGTALCGIDNLPDEVLIEIFSYLRLCDLTWCSHTCSRWRAILREEKSLWRRWQCATYDVGNVREVLATAGAVPQLETLYLLYSGSFGIHVAWPEATVFHHYGDAPLTWEPYFRCFDTECLVIDHSMQKNIFFYLSWVDRLTLRRIFVVEQSYFCNPSESTCESAGPVREAASADGPVRRVRDIHRDLFSGKGRRRGSASEVPAATSGADAAVCPALEEVNVFSKYIWDEHLERLCSLGPVRTLHVRCQRLRSLTFVRGCSATLEELEVSDCRRLLEDAFADLRYLERLRVLRLSDCHVEAQTVGSCVAGLPHLESCTINGCEVLQDLSS from the coding sequence AGAGACAGTAGCACCGGGAACAGCTCTCTGTGGAATAGATAATCTTCCAGACGAGGTTCTCATCGAAATATTCTCCTACTTGCGGCTGTGTGACTTGACGTGGTGTTCGCACACGTGCAGCAGGTGGCGTGCCATTCTACGGGAGGAGAAGTCGCTGTGGAGGCGCTGGCAGTGCGCGACGTACGACGTGGGGAACGTGAGGGAAGTGCTAGCTACGGCGGGTGCGGTGCCGCAGCTGGAAACGCTCTACCTCCTCTACTCCGGCTCGTTCGGGATCCACGTCGCCTGGCCGGAGGCCACCGTCTTCCACCACTACGGCGACGCCCCCCTGACGTGGGAGCCGTACTTCCGGTGTTTTGATACCGAGTGCCTCGTGATAGACCACTCGATgcagaaaaacatttttttctacttGTCGTGGGTCGACCGCCTCACGTTGAGGAGGATATTCGTCGTAGAACAGTCGTATTTTTGTAACCCGTCCGAAAGTACGTGTGAATCCGCCGGGCCGGTTCGCGAAGCTGCTAGTGCGGACGGTCCCGTACGGAGGGTCAGAGACATACACCGTGACCTCTTCTCCGGGAAGGGTCGCCGCCGCGGCAGTGCCTCGGAGGTCCCCGCTGCGACGTCCGGAGCGGACGCTGCCGTGTGCCCGGCGTTGGAGGAAGTGAATGTGTtcagcaagtacatctgggacgaacACCTCGAGAGGCTTTGCAGTCTGGGCCCAGTGCGCACCTTGCACGTCCGGTGCCAGCGGCTCCGCAGCCTGACTTTCGTGCGGGGCTGCAGCGCGACGCTGGAGGAGCTGGAAGTCTCGGACTGCCGACGCCTCTTGGAGGACGCGTTCGCAGATCTACGCTATCTGGAGAGGTTGCGCGTGCTGCGGCTGTCGGACTGCCACGTCGAGGCGCAGACTGTCGGCAGTTGTGTGGCCGGCCTTCCCCACTTGGAGTCCTGTACGATAAATGGGTGTGAAGTCCTTCAGGATCTCTCCTCGTAG